One stretch of Cohnella algarum DNA includes these proteins:
- a CDS encoding ExeA family protein: protein MIRGFFGWERVPFTREIETRHLHRSKRFEECVARMQYMVMTRSIGCVTGEIGCGKSTAVRYLKDQLDPNKYRFIYLSDANLKPRDFYRELLHHFGLPPKFLRSEAKRQFQHLVWDLYENQQKVAVIVVDEAHLLSGDMLQEIRFLTNFRMDSISPLALLLIGQPELQATLQLRIFKPITQRMNVRFHLEGLSLEECRDYISHQLEVAGSTGPVFTTEAMDAIYAHARGICREINNVCTAALLDAVLRKDKMIDTVHVTRILAEFKEQ from the coding sequence ATGATTCGTGGTTTCTTCGGGTGGGAGCGCGTTCCGTTCACCCGGGAGATTGAAACACGGCATCTGCACCGCTCCAAGCGATTCGAAGAATGTGTAGCACGGATGCAGTATATGGTGATGACTCGCTCGATTGGCTGCGTCACCGGTGAAATTGGCTGCGGCAAGTCGACAGCCGTTCGCTACTTGAAAGACCAACTGGATCCGAACAAGTACCGGTTTATCTATCTGTCGGATGCGAATCTGAAACCAAGGGACTTTTACCGTGAACTCCTCCACCACTTCGGCTTGCCGCCCAAGTTTCTGCGCAGCGAAGCCAAACGGCAATTCCAGCACCTCGTATGGGATTTGTACGAGAACCAGCAGAAGGTCGCCGTTATTGTCGTGGATGAAGCGCACCTGCTTTCAGGAGACATGCTGCAAGAAATACGCTTTTTGACGAATTTTCGTATGGACTCGATTTCGCCGCTTGCCCTGCTGCTCATTGGACAGCCGGAACTACAGGCCACGTTGCAACTGAGAATCTTCAAGCCGATTACACAGCGGATGAACGTGCGTTTTCATTTGGAAGGCTTGTCGCTCGAGGAGTGCCGCGATTACATCTCCCACCAATTGGAGGTTGCCGGAAGTACAGGGCCGGTGTTTACGACAGAAGCGATGGACGCCATATACGCGCATGCTCGGGGGATATGCCGAGAGATAAATAACGTCTGCACCGCTGCGCTTCTGGATGCAGTGCTGCGAAAAGACAAAATGATTGATACCGTCCATGTGACGAGGATCCTAGCTGAATTTAAGGAACAGTGA
- a CDS encoding helix-turn-helix transcriptional regulator, with protein MDKVERLISIIMILLKKEVVPTSEFAQLFNVSKRTILRDMETLSLSNIPIYSINGVNGGYGIMDEYKVDKRLLSNTDIENILTALGGLEQILLSEEVELTIKKIEAMVSPLSRNRSIQLSFYDWEGRSEMVQTLKICQESISKRRLVSFDYIDKNGAVTNRTVEPYELHFSESSWYLKGFCLHRQGYRTFKLSRIDHLAMDERTFHPRSDWSEQEREASFQPQLVAVKALISPSIKDQFMERYGRKSIENYSSEFLLATVHIPQNSVGFQFLAGFGTHLKIIEPKSYVADFCNYLTSMMENYA; from the coding sequence ATGGACAAGGTCGAGAGACTCATTTCGATCATCATGATCCTGCTGAAAAAAGAGGTCGTTCCAACAAGCGAATTCGCGCAATTATTTAACGTTTCCAAACGAACGATCCTTCGCGATATGGAAACCCTGAGCTTGTCCAACATTCCGATCTATTCGATCAACGGGGTGAATGGCGGCTACGGCATTATGGATGAATATAAGGTGGATAAACGTCTACTAAGCAATACCGACATCGAGAATATATTGACTGCGCTTGGCGGATTGGAGCAAATTCTCCTTAGCGAAGAAGTTGAATTGACGATAAAAAAAATAGAAGCCATGGTTAGCCCCTTGTCTCGGAATCGTTCCATTCAACTGTCGTTCTATGATTGGGAGGGCCGGTCCGAAATGGTTCAAACCTTGAAAATATGCCAAGAATCCATCTCGAAGAGAAGGTTGGTTTCATTTGATTATATCGATAAAAATGGCGCTGTAACGAATCGCACGGTCGAGCCATACGAGCTACATTTTAGCGAATCGAGCTGGTATCTGAAAGGATTCTGCTTGCATCGTCAGGGATATCGCACGTTTAAATTATCCCGGATCGATCACCTTGCGATGGATGAAAGAACGTTTCACCCTAGAAGCGATTGGTCGGAACAAGAACGCGAAGCAAGCTTTCAACCGCAGCTCGTCGCGGTTAAGGCATTGATATCGCCCAGCATAAAAGATCAATTCATGGAAAGGTACGGTCGAAAAAGCATTGAGAATTATAGTTCCGAATTTTTATTAGCCACCGTTCATATTCCTCAAAACAGTGTAGGATTTCAATTTTTAGCCGGTTTCGGCACCCATCTGAAAATCATAGAGCCCAAATCTTACGTAGCGGACTTTTGTAATTATTTAACCAGCATGATGGAGAACTATGCTTAA
- a CDS encoding metallophosphoesterase, whose protein sequence is MKYFITDLHGEYNGLEILLKHAEIDFAKDQVVFGGDYINRGKQSGNVIKRIKMLSQAYPQNVVALIGNHEEMARDYYLSGDKLWLSHGGRETLRDFEKTFSGAELKEHVEWVCNLPMVYEDEEFIYTHAGLNPYEPLDKQSREILWMPESDFYSISKEHLFSLTRNKPVIHGHTPVERIYFDGGRLNCDLGSHTYFIEEERGLALVDLSRMTYFVYKQFTGKVEKRKISRF, encoded by the coding sequence TTGAAATATTTTATTACGGATCTACACGGTGAGTACAACGGACTGGAAATCCTGTTGAAGCATGCAGAGATCGATTTTGCCAAGGACCAGGTTGTGTTCGGCGGCGACTATATCAATCGAGGGAAGCAAAGCGGTAACGTCATCAAGCGGATAAAAATGTTGTCCCAGGCTTATCCCCAAAATGTAGTTGCCCTGATCGGCAATCACGAGGAGATGGCGAGGGATTATTATCTGAGCGGAGACAAGCTGTGGCTAAGCCACGGAGGGCGGGAAACGTTAAGGGACTTCGAGAAGACATTTTCCGGAGCCGAATTGAAAGAACATGTTGAATGGGTATGCAATCTTCCGATGGTTTACGAAGATGAAGAGTTCATCTATACGCATGCCGGTTTGAATCCATACGAGCCGCTGGATAAACAAAGCAGAGAAATCCTTTGGATGCCGGAGTCCGACTTTTACAGTATCTCAAAGGAGCACTTGTTCAGCTTAACGCGAAATAAACCGGTGATTCACGGCCATACGCCTGTCGAGCGAATTTATTTTGATGGGGGGAGGCTTAATTGCGATCTGGGAAGTCATACCTATTTCATTGAAGAGGAAAGAGGGCTTGCGCTGGTCGATTTGAGCCGAATGACTTACTTTGTTTATAAACAGTTTACAGGCAAGGTTGAAAAGCGGAAAATATCAAGATTTTAA
- a CDS encoding YdeI/OmpD-associated family protein: MEIENRVPATSRKDLRNWLQENGKTEKFCWVPVSMTPTPDRLLYLDAVEEALCFGWIDGVKKKISETELAQRLSPRSKKSSWTELNKERVRRLEKLGFMTDEGRRVLPDLDPRSFRIDEVIEQRLKEDKQVYDHFMAFPDLYKRVRIDTIQSIKNQPELFRSRLDKFIANTRENKMYGQWNDHGRLLNY; encoded by the coding sequence ATGGAAATTGAAAATCGGGTTCCGGCAACATCGAGAAAGGATCTAAGGAACTGGCTGCAGGAGAACGGCAAGACGGAAAAGTTTTGCTGGGTCCCGGTTAGCATGACGCCTACCCCTGATCGATTGTTATATTTGGACGCAGTCGAGGAAGCGTTGTGCTTTGGATGGATCGACGGAGTCAAAAAGAAAATTTCCGAAACGGAGCTGGCTCAAAGACTGTCTCCCCGAAGCAAAAAAAGTTCATGGACAGAATTGAATAAAGAACGTGTCCGCCGCCTTGAAAAGTTGGGGTTCATGACAGACGAAGGGAGAAGGGTTCTTCCCGATCTGGATCCCCGTTCTTTTCGAATAGATGAGGTTATCGAGCAAAGGCTGAAAGAGGATAAGCAAGTCTACGATCATTTCATGGCATTTCCGGATCTCTACAAAAGAGTTCGGATCGACACGATCCAAAGCATCAAGAATCAGCCGGAATTGTTCAGGAGCAGATTGGACAAATTCATAGCAAACACAAGAGAAAACAAAATGTACGGCCAATGGAACGATCATGGGCGTCTGCTGAATTATTAA
- a CDS encoding DUF5348 domain-containing protein, with product MNEIRFHGDTERWNVYDGEELLCSLRCGDAVMIQVGKHFLPSNLELDTDWYVKFGNSKFWLHRHAKYRVRPLF from the coding sequence ATGAATGAGATACGATTTCATGGAGATACCGAGCGTTGGAACGTGTACGATGGAGAAGAGTTGCTTTGCTCGCTACGTTGTGGTGATGCCGTGATGATTCAAGTAGGAAAGCACTTCTTGCCATCCAACCTTGAGCTCGATACGGACTGGTACGTGAAGTTTGGAAATTCGAAGTTCTGGCTCCACCGACATGCCAAGTACCGCGTCCGACCGCTGTTCTAA
- a CDS encoding transposase produces MDEQARQQEANFRYGLIASLVSRKLDPGEQMALMREIVSHEYETSSGQRRRISLRTLERYLKAYREGGWEALLPSVRADKLTTREIPEDVLAKAIALKQEQPGRSVRQIIAILELAAFVAPGTLKESTLSKQLRRRGVTRKALLNTGWSHFRRFEATHRNSMWQGDVQHTLYLPHPDKPGKKVMAYLVIFIDDYSRFVCMASSISRNVWPGWRIA; encoded by the coding sequence ATGGATGAGCAAGCAAGGCAGCAAGAAGCCAACTTCCGTTATGGCTTAATTGCATCACTGGTTAGCCGCAAATTGGATCCCGGAGAACAGATGGCGTTGATGCGCGAAATTGTAAGCCATGAGTATGAAACGTCGTCGGGACAGCGAAGGAGAATTAGTCTACGAACGCTTGAGCGATATTTAAAAGCGTATCGCGAAGGCGGATGGGAGGCGCTGTTGCCCTCCGTCCGAGCAGACAAACTCACGACCAGGGAAATCCCCGAGGATGTGCTTGCCAAAGCGATTGCCTTAAAGCAGGAGCAACCCGGCCGAAGCGTCAGGCAGATTATTGCGATTCTGGAACTGGCGGCATTCGTGGCCCCCGGCACCCTGAAAGAAAGCACGCTTAGCAAGCAGCTTCGCCGCCGCGGCGTCACGCGCAAAGCGTTACTGAATACGGGGTGGAGCCACTTTCGCCGGTTTGAAGCCACGCACCGAAATAGCATGTGGCAAGGCGATGTGCAGCATACCCTTTACCTTCCGCATCCGGACAAGCCCGGCAAGAAGGTCATGGCCTATCTGGTTATTTTCATTGACGATTACTCTCGCTTCGTGTGCATGGCCAGTTCTATTTCGAGGAACGTGTGGCCCGGCTGGAGGATTGCCTGA
- a CDS encoding DUF6431 domain-containing protein → MSKILYFGLSCKAYLRTFGNQSPDVQLCCENCGRLLHKHGRYWRGIVTKHEVIQIPIYRRYCPTCRITISLLPEFLIPWARYATWVREAALKRKHKGFSWRQTTESTTTPAVRYSRRTLKRWWARHLRRAADAALWVAGKLVAQGDDTDMLHLYPTMMNPTPMDTLDWLDKLLPRFIPAGASRRGYWTFLNARLPVASRL, encoded by the coding sequence ATGTCAAAAATACTTTATTTCGGCCTTTCTTGCAAGGCTTATTTACGCACATTCGGAAATCAATCTCCTGACGTCCAGCTCTGCTGTGAAAACTGCGGTCGGCTTCTCCATAAACACGGTCGTTATTGGCGAGGAATTGTGACGAAGCATGAGGTCATCCAGATCCCGATCTACCGTCGATATTGTCCTACCTGTAGAATAACAATCTCCCTCCTGCCGGAGTTCCTGATTCCATGGGCCCGGTATGCGACTTGGGTGCGAGAAGCGGCATTAAAGCGCAAGCACAAGGGATTCTCTTGGCGGCAGACGACAGAAAGCACAACAACTCCTGCCGTGCGTTATAGCCGCCGTACGTTGAAACGCTGGTGGGCAAGACATCTGCGCCGCGCAGCGGATGCAGCACTATGGGTTGCTGGGAAACTCGTAGCCCAGGGGGACGACACGGATATGCTCCACCTTTACCCCACCATGATGAACCCAACGCCAATGGATACATTGGATTGGCTGGACAAACTGTTACCCCGATTCATCCCCGCTGGCGCATCCAGACGGGGCTATTGGACGTTTCTAAATGCGAGGTTACCTGTAGCATCACGCTTATAA
- a CDS encoding VOC family protein has product MPAIAYLNFDGIAEQAIEFYSGALKATEVKKVKFKDFPQDPNYPMPENELNMIMESSIEFGGGKIMMSDLLPSMKTVTGELTKGSNVWISLVNEDKQELEEYFNRLSVGGHVIMPLSDTPWSSCFGMLVDQFGVCWKFNRDADKFLDNVIAKQK; this is encoded by the coding sequence ATGCCAGCTATTGCCTATTTGAATTTTGATGGAATTGCCGAACAAGCGATTGAATTTTATTCGGGGGCGTTAAAGGCGACTGAAGTGAAGAAAGTGAAATTCAAGGACTTCCCGCAAGATCCAAACTATCCGATGCCGGAAAATGAGTTAAATATGATCATGGAGTCATCGATCGAATTCGGCGGCGGGAAAATCATGATGTCGGATCTTTTGCCTTCCATGAAGACGGTAACGGGCGAGTTGACGAAAGGGAGCAACGTATGGATCAGTCTGGTCAACGAGGATAAGCAAGAACTGGAGGAATACTTCAATCGTTTGTCTGTCGGCGGCCATGTGATCATGCCGTTATCCGATACGCCTTGGTCTTCGTGCTTCGGCATGCTGGTGGATCAGTTCGGGGTCTGCTGGAAATTTAATCGCGACGCGGATAAGTTTCTGGATAACGTCATAGCCAAGCAAAAGTAA
- a CDS encoding Mu transposase C-terminal domain-containing protein — MARLEDCLKKAILKNGVPEMIYVDNGAIYSSHHFERICGRLGAELKHTRPGRPMGRGKQEKFFRFVDQSFVPEAYDLIEQGKIQTLNDLNRFFSAWLEIAYHQKVHNSFKQRPVDRYQKDDHPIRMLPPHELIEVFLLEESRKVDKTGCISLLGTIFEVQTELAGSKIQVRFDPHDLSVIQVWKDGQRYEDAKPMKLRDPKNRPKQDEPKAVMQPPKTGLNYVELLVEEQKRQTREAQGAALSRAMKEVNRS; from the coding sequence GTGGCCCGGCTGGAGGATTGCCTGAAGAAGGCGATTTTAAAGAACGGAGTGCCGGAAATGATCTATGTCGATAACGGCGCCATCTATTCTTCACACCATTTTGAGCGGATTTGCGGGCGACTGGGGGCAGAGCTTAAGCATACTCGCCCCGGACGTCCTATGGGACGCGGGAAGCAAGAAAAGTTCTTCCGATTTGTCGACCAGAGCTTTGTGCCGGAGGCATACGACCTGATTGAACAAGGGAAGATCCAGACGCTTAACGATTTGAATCGATTCTTCTCGGCGTGGCTTGAGATTGCTTACCACCAGAAAGTCCACAACAGCTTTAAGCAGCGCCCAGTCGACCGATACCAAAAAGACGACCACCCGATTCGCATGTTGCCGCCGCATGAACTCATAGAAGTATTCTTGCTGGAGGAATCCCGCAAAGTGGACAAAACGGGATGCATCTCGCTGCTGGGCACGATATTCGAGGTCCAGACAGAGCTTGCCGGCTCGAAGATTCAGGTGCGATTCGATCCGCACGACCTGTCCGTCATCCAGGTGTGGAAGGACGGCCAGCGCTATGAAGACGCGAAGCCAATGAAGCTCCGCGATCCGAAAAACCGGCCGAAGCAGGATGAACCGAAGGCCGTCATGCAACCGCCGAAGACGGGCCTCAACTATGTGGAATTATTGGTGGAAGAACAGAAACGGCAGACCCGCGAAGCGCAAGGCGCTGCGCTTTCGCGAGCGATGAAAGAGGTGAATCGCTCATGA
- a CDS encoding iron-siderophore ABC transporter substrate-binding protein — MNATKRKSLMTLWVSAMILVLLAACSANSSNGESSPSPSGSAAAATETPSSEAPASSEAAVEYPIVIQHALGETIIESKPERVVTIQWANHDVALALGVVPVGFSAANFGVQDGSGLLPWTKEKLDELNVTEPNVFQDTDGLDFEAISDANPDVILAAYSGITQEDYDLLTQIAPVVAYPTAPWATTWREQVTLNATGMGMAAEGEQLIKDTEALVSEKLSQYPQLKDKKIVWVNFNAQDLSKLHIYTPIDSRVSFLHEMGLVYPESVTSLITDPNSYSLSLSAENAEALNDADILVGYGNDELYQAVKADSLLGKIPAIERGSVAFIDSDTPLVAAGTPNPLSIAYTIDEYLSLLGAAADKVNE, encoded by the coding sequence ATGAATGCAACGAAAAGGAAATCCTTAATGACCTTATGGGTCTCGGCCATGATTCTGGTCCTGCTGGCCGCTTGCTCGGCCAATTCCTCCAATGGCGAGTCTTCGCCATCTCCGTCCGGTAGCGCGGCGGCAGCTACGGAAACGCCATCTTCGGAAGCTCCGGCATCTTCGGAAGCCGCGGTTGAATATCCGATCGTCATCCAGCATGCGCTTGGCGAAACGATCATTGAAAGCAAACCCGAACGCGTGGTGACCATTCAATGGGCCAACCACGATGTCGCTCTGGCGCTGGGCGTTGTTCCCGTCGGCTTCTCCGCGGCGAACTTCGGCGTTCAGGACGGCAGCGGACTGCTGCCCTGGACCAAGGAAAAGCTGGACGAGCTTAACGTAACCGAACCAAACGTGTTCCAGGATACGGACGGCCTTGACTTCGAAGCGATCTCCGACGCCAACCCGGACGTGATCCTTGCGGCCTATTCCGGCATTACGCAGGAAGATTACGATTTGTTGACGCAAATCGCTCCCGTTGTCGCATATCCGACGGCTCCGTGGGCGACAACATGGCGAGAGCAGGTGACGTTGAATGCGACCGGCATGGGCATGGCCGCCGAAGGCGAGCAGCTCATTAAGGATACGGAGGCTTTGGTGAGCGAAAAACTGAGCCAGTACCCTCAATTGAAAGACAAAAAAATCGTTTGGGTCAATTTCAACGCGCAGGATTTGTCCAAACTGCATATTTATACGCCCATCGATTCGCGCGTTTCCTTCCTGCATGAAATGGGACTCGTCTATCCGGAAAGCGTCACGAGCCTGATTACGGACCCTAACAGCTATTCCTTGTCGTTGAGCGCGGAAAATGCCGAGGCTCTAAACGACGCGGACATTCTGGTCGGTTATGGCAACGACGAGTTGTATCAAGCCGTTAAAGCGGACTCCCTGTTGGGCAAAATCCCTGCAATCGAAAGAGGATCGGTCGCGTTTATCGACAGCGACACGCCTCTCGTAGCCGCAGGCACGCCAAATCCGCTGTCGATCGCCTACACGATCGATGAATATTTGAGCCTGCTTGGAGCCGCCGCCGACAAAGTAAATGAATAA
- a CDS encoding immunoglobulin-like domain-containing protein codes for MQTKSTFTGAGWDFETVWEISGGQYPALQPLVTDADAVADAKAALEIGYGSGDSETSVTQDLTLPISGASGTTITWSSSDLAVIGVDGNVTPPSFTAGDQTVTLTATITKGTATDTKTFTVTVKALPESDAEAVANAKAALEIGYGSGDSETSVTQDLTLPISGASGTTITWASSDLAVIGEDGKVTLPSSTTGDQTVTLTATITKGSETDTKTFTVTVKALPESDAEAVANAKAALEIGYGSGDSETSVTQDLTLPTAGASDTTITWASSDLAVIGEDGNVTPPSFTAGDQTVTLTATIKKGSETETKTFTVTVKALPESDAEAVANAKAALEIGYGSGDSETSVTQDLTLPTAGASDTTITWASSDLAVIGEDGNVTPPSFTTGDQTVTLTATITKGSETDTKTFTVTVKALPESDAEAVANAKAALEIGYGSGDSETSVTQDLTLPTAGASDTTITWASSDPAVIGEDGNVTPPSFTAGDQTVTLTATITKGTATDTKTFTVTVKALPESDAEAVANAKAALEIGYGSGDSETSVTQDLTLPTAGASDTTITWASSDLAVIGEDGNVTPPSFTAGDQTVTLTATITKGTATDTKTFTVTVKALPESDAEAVANAKAALEIGYGSGDSETSVTQDLTLPTAGASDTTITWASSDLAVIGEDGNVTPPSFTTGDQTVTLTATITKGSETDTKTFTVTVKALPESDAEAVANAKAALEIGYGSGDSETSVTQDLTLPTAGASDTTITWASSDPAVIGEDGNVTPPSFTTGDQTVTLTATITKGSETETKTFTVTVVAIETAPPTTIPVTGLTLDKPTLTLTAGGATAALKATVAPSNATNKNVTWSSSNPSVATVAYGVVTPVAAGTATITAMTADGGFTAFSEVTVSNPSPVITTPTPVTSPEPATNEIEVLVNGKVGNAGTVTTSTLNDQSVTTVAADPDKLDKMLAAEGENAVVIIPVNTGTDAVVVELNGQMVKNMEQKQAVVEIRTQQGTYTLPARQINIDSISSQLGQTVNLQDIKIHIQIATPTADAVKLVEDTASQGGFSLVVPPVEFIVQGTYGGQTVEISRFDAYVERTINIPDGVDSNRITTGVVTDPDGTVRHVPTKIEMIDGKYYAVINSLTNSLYSVIWNPVEFSDVENHWAKVAANDMGSRMVVDGTGSGLFSPNRDITRAEFAAILVRGLGLKLDNETSAFSDVKAADWYASAVATAYEYHLITGFEDGTFRPADKITREQALTMIAKAMQLTGLQDKLSSPASEIALGAYADADEIGDWAKSGIADSLQAGVSTGRSASELAPKAFITRAEVATLMQRLLQKSELI; via the coding sequence ATGCAGACGAAATCTACGTTCACCGGCGCGGGTTGGGACTTCGAGACCGTATGGGAGATAAGTGGCGGGCAGTATCCGGCACTTCAGCCTCTTGTGACCGATGCCGATGCCGTAGCGGATGCCAAAGCCGCATTGGAAATCGGCTATGGCAGCGGCGACAGTGAAACGAGCGTCACGCAAGACCTGACGCTCCCGATTTCGGGAGCAAGCGGCACGACGATTACCTGGTCTTCCAGCGATCTGGCCGTCATCGGAGTAGACGGAAACGTTACCCCTCCTTCCTTCACGGCAGGAGACCAAACCGTCACACTCACGGCCACGATTACGAAAGGGACGGCAACCGACACCAAAACGTTCACCGTCACGGTGAAAGCCCTGCCTGAATCCGATGCCGAAGCCGTAGCGAATGCCAAAGCCGCATTGGAAATCGGCTATGGCAGCGGCGACAGCGAAACGAGCGTCACGCAAGACCTGACGCTCCCGATTTCGGGAGCAAGCGGCACGACGATCACCTGGGCATCCAGCGATCTGGCCGTTATCGGAGAAGACGGAAAGGTCACCCTTCCATCGTCAACGACAGGAGACCAAACCGTCACGCTCACGGCCACGATTACGAAAGGCAGCGAAACCGACACCAAAACGTTCACCGTCACGGTGAAAGCCCTGCCTGAATCCGATGCCGAAGCCGTAGCGAATGCCAAAGCCGCATTGGAAATCGGCTATGGCAGCGGCGACAGCGAAACGAGCGTCACCCAGGATTTGACGCTTCCGACTGCGGGAGCAAGCGACACGACGATCACCTGGGCATCCAGCGATCTGGCCGTCATCGGAGAAGACGGAAACGTTACCCCTCCTTCCTTCACGGCAGGAGACCAAACCGTCACGCTCACGGCTACGATCAAGAAGGGCAGTGAAACCGAGACCAAAACGTTCACCGTCACGGTGAAAGCCCTGCCTGAATCCGATGCCGAAGCCGTAGCGAATGCCAAAGCCGCATTGGAAATCGGCTATGGCAGCGGCGACAGCGAAACGAGCGTCACCCAGGATTTGACGCTTCCGACTGCGGGAGCAAGCGACACGACGATCACCTGGGCATCCAGCGATCTGGCCGTTATCGGAGAAGACGGAAACGTTACCCCTCCTTCCTTCACGACAGGAGACCAAACCGTCACGCTCACGGCCACGATTACGAAAGGCAGCGAAACCGACACCAAAACGTTCACCGTCACGGTGAAAGCACTGCCTGAATCCGATGCCGAAGCCGTAGCGAATGCCAAAGCCGCATTGGAAATCGGCTATGGCAGCGGCGACAGCGAAACGAGCGTCACCCAGGATTTGACGCTTCCGACTGCGGGAGCAAGCGACACGACGATCACCTGGGCATCCAGCGATCCGGCCGTTATCGGAGAAGACGGAAACGTTACCCCTCCTTCCTTCACGGCAGGAGACCAAACCGTCACGCTCACGGCCACGATTACGAAAGGGACGGCAACCGACACCAAAACGTTCACCGTCACGGTGAAAGCCCTGCCTGAATCCGATGCCGAAGCCGTAGCGAATGCCAAAGCCGCATTGGAAATCGGCTATGGCAGCGGCGACAGCGAAACGAGCGTCACCCAGGATTTGACGCTCCCGACTGCGGGAGCAAGCGACACGACGATCACCTGGGCATCCAGCGATCTGGCCGTCATCGGAGAAGACGGAAACGTTACCCCTCCTTCCTTCACGGCAGGAGACCAAACCGTCACACTCACGGCCACGATTACGAAAGGGACGGCAACCGACACCAAAACGTTCACCGTCACGGTGAAAGCCCTGCCTGAATCCGATGCCGAAGCCGTAGCGAATGCCAAAGCCGCATTGGAAATCGGCTATGGCAGCGGCGACAGCGAAACGAGCGTCACCCAGGATTTGACGCTTCCGACTGCGGGAGCAAGCGACACGACGATCACCTGGGCATCCAGCGATCTGGCCGTTATCGGAGAAGACGGAAACGTTACCCCTCCTTCCTTCACGACAGGAGACCAAACCGTCACGCTCACGGCCACGATTACGAAAGGCAGCGAAACCGACACCAAAACGTTCACCGTCACGGTGAAAGCACTGCCTGAATCCGATGCCGAAGCCGTAGCGAATGCCAAAGCCGCATTGGAAATCGGCTATGGCAGCGGCGACAGCGAAACGAGCGTCACCCAGGATTTGACGCTTCCGACTGCGGGAGCAAGCGACACGACGATCACCTGGGCATCCAGCGATCCGGCCGTTATCGGAGAAGACGGAAACGTTACCCCTCCTTCCTTCACGACAGGAGACCAAACCGTCACGCTCACGGCCACGATTACGAAAGGCAGCGAAACCGAGACCAAAACGTTCACCGTCACGGTGGTGGCAATTGAGACGGCTCCGCCGACAACGATACCCGTAACAGGCCTAACGTTGGATAAGCCGACATTAACCTTGACGGCGGGAGGCGCAACGGCAGCGCTGAAGGCAACAGTTGCACCATCGAACGCGACGAACAAAAACGTCACGTGGAGTTCGAGCAATCCAAGCGTTGCGACGGTAGCATACGGCGTAGTGACGCCGGTAGCCGCCGGAACGGCGACGATTACGGCGATGACAGCTGACGGCGGGTTTACCGCATTTAGCGAGGTGACGGTATCCAATCCTTCTCCGGTTATCACGACGCCGACACCGGTAACCTCGCCCGAACCGGCAACAAACGAAATTGAAGTTCTCGTCAACGGCAAAGTAGGGAATGCGGGAACCGTGACAACCTCGACCCTCAACGATCAATCGGTCACCACCGTAGCAGCGGACCCGGACAAGCTGGATAAGATGCTCGCGGCAGAGGGAGAGAACGCCGTGGTCATCATTCCGGTTAATACCGGAACGGATGCGGTTGTCGTTGAACTGAACGGTCAGATGGTCAAAAATATGGAGCAGAAGCAAGCGGTCGTTGAGATCAGGACGCAACAAGGGACCTATACGCTGCCAGCCCGGCAGATTAACATTGATTCCATCTCAAGCCAATTAGGGCAAACAGTAAATCTGCAAGACATCAAGATTCATATTCAAATCGCGACCCCGACAGCTGACGCCGTCAAGCTTGTGGAGGATACGGCTTCGCAGGGCGGCTTTAGTCTCGTCGTCCCGCCGGTCGAGTTTATCGTGCAAGGTACCTATGGCGGCCAGACGGTCGAGATCAGCCGGTTTGACGCTTACGTGGAGCGAACCATCAACATTCCCGACGGCGTCGATTCTAACCGCATCACCACAGGAGTCGTAACCGATCCGGACGGAACCGTTCGCCACGTTCCGACCAAGATCGAGATGATCGACGGGAAGTATTACGCGGTCATCAACAGTCTGACTAACAGCTTGTATTCCGTTATCTGGAATCCGGTCGAATTCAGCGACGTCGAAAACCACTGGGCGAAAGTCGCGGCAAACGACATGGGGTCCCGCATGGTCGTCGACGGCACGGGAAGCGGGCTGTTCAGCCCGAACCGGGACATCACAAGAGCCGAGTTTGCAGCGATCTTGGTACGCGGATTAGGACTTAAGCTGGATAATGAAACCTCGGCGTTCTCGGACGTAAAGGCGGCGGATTGGTATGCGAGCGCGGTCGCGACGGCTTACGAGTATCATCTGATTACCGGATTCGAGGACGGAACGTTCCGACCGGCGGACAAGATCACTCGCGAGCAAGCGCTGACGATGATCGCGAAGGCCATGCAGTTGACGGGGCTACAAGACAAGCTCTCGTCTCCAGCTTCCGAGATTGCGCTCGGCGCGTACGCCGACGCAGACGAAATCGGCGACTGGGCAAAATCGGGCATTGCGGACAGCTTGCAGGCAGGGGTGTCAACGGGTCGAAGCGCTTCGGAGTTGGCTCCCAAAGCGTTCATCACCCGTGCGGAAGTAGCAACTCTCATGCAGCGCCTGCTCCAGAAGTCCGAATTGATCTAG